A single Muntiacus reevesi chromosome 9, mMunRee1.1, whole genome shotgun sequence DNA region contains:
- the LOC136174836 gene encoding olfactory receptor 51I2-like has protein sequence MGGVLYNSSGLPTFTLTGFPGLENSQHWMSLLLGTLYIVSIVGNALILFTVKEEQSLHQPMYYFLSLLSVNDVGVSFSTLLTVLATFCFHLRKISFDSCMAQMFFIHFFSFVESGVLLVMSFDCYVAICNPLRYTIMLTDSRVVCIGFWAIIRSFCLIFPLPLLLKRLPFCKANVLSHAYCLHPDLIHLPCGDITINNIFGLIIVMFTFGLDAALILFSYVLILRSVLAIASREEWLKTLNTCVSHLCAVLIFYVPKIGVSMAARYGRHAPRLVHTVMSLIFLFVPPMLNPVIYSIKTKQIRWRLGRMLGGTKF, from the coding sequence ATGGGAGGTGTCCTCTACAACAGCTCTGGGTTGCCAACTTTCACCCTGACAGGCTTCCCAGGGCTGGAGAACTCCCAACACTGGATGTCCTTGCTCCTCGGTACCCTCTACATTGTCTCCATTGTGGGCAATGCCCTTATCCTTTTCACTGTCAAGGAGGAGCAGAGTTTACATCAGCCTATGTACTACTTCCTGTCCTTGCTCTCAGTTAATGATGTAGGTGTGTCTTTCTCCACACTGCTCACCGTGCTCGCCACATTTTGCTTCCACTTAAGGAAGATCAGCTTTGATTCCTGCATGGCTCAAATGTTCTTTATCCACTTCTTCTCTTTCGTGGAGTCTGGGGTCCTGCTGGTTATGAGTTTTGactgctatgtggccatctgtaaccctCTGCGGTACACCATCATGCTCACAGATTCCCGTGTTGTATGCATTGGTTTTTGGGCCATCATCCGCAGCTTCTGTTTGATTTTTCCACTGCCTCTCCTTCTGAAGAGGTTGCCTTTCTGCAAGGCGAATGTACTGTCCCATGCCTACTGCCTTCATCCAGATCTCATCCACCTTCCCTGTGGTGACATCACCATCAATAATATTTTCGGTCTCATCATTGTCATGTTTACCTTTGGTCTGGACGCTGCACTCATTCTCTTCTCATATGTGCTCATCCTGCGCTCTGTACTTGCCATTGCATCTCGGGAGGAATGGTTAAAGACCCTCAACACGTGTGTGTCACATCTGTGTGCTGTGCTCATCTTCTACGTGCCCAAGATTGGTGTGTCCATGGCTGCCCGTTATGGTAGGCATGCCCCCCGATTGGTGCACACAGTCATGtccctcatttttctctttgtgcctCCCATGCTCAACCCTGTCATCTATTCAATCAAAACCAAACAGATTAGATGGAGGCTTGGCAGGATGCTAGGTGGAACCAAGTTTTAA